A single genomic interval of Spinacia oleracea cultivar Varoflay chromosome 6, BTI_SOV_V1, whole genome shotgun sequence harbors:
- the LOC110794425 gene encoding pre-mRNA-processing-splicing factor 8A-like has protein sequence MLLKPDRTVVTEPHHIWPSLNDDQCMKVEAALRDLILSDYAKKNNVNTSALTQSEIRDIIMGAEITHPSQQRQQIAEIEKQARVIHKGKAGEVAASEWRRIKEVAEKPGEVAASERDEVG, from the exons ATGTTGCTGAAGCCTGACAGGACTGTTGTAACTGAACCACATCATATATGGCCGTCCCTAAATGACGATCAATGCATGAAG GTTGAGGCCGCTTTAAGAGATCTTATACTTTCTGATTATGCCAAGAAGAACAACGTGAACACCTCGGCCTTAACCCAGTCAGAAATTCGTGATATCATTATGGGTGCAGAGATCACTCATCCGTCTCAACAGAGACAGCAGATCGCTGAGATTGAGAAGCAG GCAAGAGTCATTCATAAAGGAAAGGCCGGAGAAGTAGCTGCTTCAGAGTGGCGTCGCATAAAGGAGGTTGCTGAAAAGCCCGGAGAAGTAGCTGCTTCAGAGAGAGATGAAGTTGGCTAA
- the LOC110794426 gene encoding probable galacturonosyltransferase-like 7, whose amino-acid sequence MRWLLRFSGFFSAALIMIILSPSLQSFPPAEAIRSSSPFSDHRFSFRSSPAFRNADECRSTTTATSGTAVNVCDPSLVHVAITLDVDYLRGSIAAVHSVLQHSFCPENVFFHFLTSIETQNLETLVKSTFPNLKFKLYAFDDRIVRPLISTSVRQALEQPLNYARNYLASLLEPCVRRVIYLDSDLILVDDIAKLWNTRLGYKTIGAPEYCHANFTKYFTPVFWSDKRYSNIFKNRKPCYFNTGVMVIDLVKWRAQGYTRRIERWMEIQRKERIYELGSLPPFLLVFAGHVAPIEHRWNQHGLGGDNVRGSCRDLHPGPVSLLHWSGSGKPWMRLDARNACPLDSLWAPYDLYVHTTRR is encoded by the coding sequence ATGCGGTGGCTTCTCCGATTTTCCGGCTTCTTCTCCGCCGCGTTAATCATGATAATTCTGTCTCCTTCCCTTCAATCCTTCCCGCCAGCAGAAGCCATCCGATCATCTTCACCATTTTCAGATCACAGATTCTCTTTCCGAAGCTCCCCGGCTTTTCGTAACGCGGACGAATGCCGCTCCACCACCACTGCCACCAGCGGCACAGCCGTTAACGTCTGCGACCCCTCATTGGTCCACGTCGCGATCACTCTGGATGTGGATTATCTCCGAGGGTCAATCGCCGCCGTACATTCCGTCTTGCAACACTCCTTTTGCCCGGAGAATGTGTTCTTCCATTTTCTCACCTCCATTGAAACTCAAAACCTCGAAACCCTTGTCAAATCCACCTTcccaaacctcaaattcaagcTCTATGCCTTCGATGACCGCATCGTTCGACCTTTAATTTCCACCTCTGTTCGTCAAGCTCTAGAACAACCTTTGAATTACGCCCGGAATTACCTCGCCTCCCTCCTCGAACCCTGCGTTCGTCGCGTCATATACCTCGACTCTGATCTTATCCTTGTTGACGACATTGCCAAGTTATGGAATACAAGGCTTGGGTATAAAACAATTGGGGCACCGGAATACTGCCATGCCAACTTCACAAAGTACTTCACCCCGGTATTCTGGTCAGATAAGCGGTATTCCAACATCTTTAAGAACCGGAAACCATGCTATTTCAATACAGGGGTGATGGTAATTGATCTAGTGAAATGGAGGGCGCAGGGATACACTAGGAGAATCGAACGGTGGATGGAGATTCAGAGAAAAGAGAGGATCTATGAGCTAGGTTCATTGCCACCGTTCCTTTTGGTATTCGCCGGGCACGTGGCACCAATCGAACACCGGTGGAATCAGCATGGACTAGGAGGTGATAATGTTAGAGGAAGTTGTAGGGATTTACACCCTGGTCCAGTTTCTCTCCTCCATTGGAGTGGCTCAGGGAAGCCATGGATGAGACTTGATGCTCGTAACGCTTGTCCTTTGGATTCTCTTTGGGCTCCTTACGACTTGTACGTGCATACTACGCGTCGGTAA